The Pseudarthrobacter defluvii DNA window TCCCCTGCACCTGGGCCGGAGGGCCTTCGGCGGCCTGGCTGCCGGACTCGGCCTGGCAGTGGTGCTGTCCGCCTGTGGCGGTTCATCCGATCCGCTGAAGAACCCGCCGGCGTCCAGCAGCGGGGCTTCCGGCGAGGCCACGTCCCTGGTCGTGGGTTCCGCCGACTTCCCCGAAAGCCAGATCATCGCCGAGCTCTACGCCGGCGCGCTGAACGCGAACGGAATCACCGCCACCACCAAGCCGAACATCGGCTCCCGAGAGGTCTATTTCAAGGCAGTGCAGGACGGCTCGGTGGACGTGGTGCCGGATTACAGCGGCAACCTGCTGCTGTACGTGGACAAGGAAGCCAAGGAAGTCTCCGCCGGCGACATCATCAAGGCGCTGCCGGGCAAGCTGCCCGACGGGCTGGCCGTGCTGGACGCAGCAAAGGCCGAAGACAAGGACGCCATGGTGGTCACCAAGGCAACAGCGGAGAAGTACCAGCTGAAGTCCATCGAGGACCTGGCCAAGGTCTGCAGCGACATCGTGGTGGGCGCACCTGCCACGTTCGCCGAGCGCGCTTACGGCCTGCCCGGGTTGAAGAAGAACTACAACTGTGTACCCAAGAAGCTGGAGCCCTTCAGCGACGGCGGCGGGCCGGTGACGCTGAAGGCACTGCTGGAGGACAAGGTGCAGGTGGCTGACATTTACACCACCACGCCGTCCATCGCGGACAACGACCTGGTGGTGCTGGAGGATCCCAAGAACAACTTCATTGCCCAGCAGGTCCTGCCCCTGTACAACAAGGCGAAGATGACGGACAAGGCCAAGCAGGCGCTGAACTCGGTGTCCAGCACCCTCACCACCGATGACCTGATCAACCTCAACCGGGCGGTCAGCGGCAGCCAGAAGCAGGATGCCAAGACGGCAGCAATGGCGTGGCTGAAGGACAAGGGCATCGTCAAGTAGGCGTTGCGCCGGTCCGCGGGTGCGGGCAACTCAGGAAATGACGACGGCGGCTGCCGGACTTGCAGAAGTCCGGCAGCCGCCGTCGGCCGTGTGGGGGATGTCTCAACGGGGATGCATCCTTCCTATGGCATATTTGAGGAATGGCAGAATTCAGGCAGTCCACGAAGCTTCACAACGTTCTTTATGACATCCGTGGACCGATCCTGCAGGCCGCCCAGCAGATGGAGGCGGAGGGCCACCGGATCCTCAAGCTGAACATCGGAAATCCGGCCCCGTTCGGCTTCGAAGCGCCGGACGCCATCCTGGTGGACATGATCCGCCACCTACC harbors:
- a CDS encoding ABC transporter substrate-binding protein, which encodes MKDSRPLHLGRRAFGGLAAGLGLAVVLSACGGSSDPLKNPPASSSGASGEATSLVVGSADFPESQIIAELYAGALNANGITATTKPNIGSREVYFKAVQDGSVDVVPDYSGNLLLYVDKEAKEVSAGDIIKALPGKLPDGLAVLDAAKAEDKDAMVVTKATAEKYQLKSIEDLAKVCSDIVVGAPATFAERAYGLPGLKKNYNCVPKKLEPFSDGGGPVTLKALLEDKVQVADIYTTTPSIADNDLVVLEDPKNNFIAQQVLPLYNKAKMTDKAKQALNSVSSTLTTDDLINLNRAVSGSQKQDAKTAAMAWLKDKGIVK